A part of Miscanthus floridulus cultivar M001 chromosome 6, ASM1932011v1, whole genome shotgun sequence genomic DNA contains:
- the LOC136458262 gene encoding pollen-specific leucine-rich repeat extensin-like protein 1, translated as MGTLRFLPLIVATLLLSPLSSALTTTDEAVAIANPQLVTFEEQHPNDHVHIDIGINIKINNPRLLVAHKALHALKQALYSDPNNFTGNWVGPDVCAYNGVSCVPSPHNESESAVASLDMNAADVAGYLPKEIGLMSDLAVLHLNSNRFCGVIPEEIRNMTELYELDASNNRFVGPFPAAVLGVPKLSYLDIRFNDFDGPIPPELFLKPYDAIFLNNNRFTSGIPETIGKAKATVIVLANNQLGGCIPRSIGEAAATLDQFIFINNSLTGCLPVETGLLTNATVFDVSDNALTGSIPPTLAGLSKVEQLDLSLNMFTGDVPSDVCKLPALANLSVSYNFFTREASECSSTADASSFHDDANCMGQSRHMQRGADECTPVVSQPVDCTKVQQCGWPSPPPLPYSPPPVASPPPPRASPPPPPIIIPPVRGTKYQSPPPPLFPGY; from the coding sequence ATGGGCACCCTTCGTTTCCTGCCACTCATCGTCGCCACTCTCCTATTATCCCCCTTGTCGTCGGCGCTGACGACCACCGACGAGGCGGTCGCCATTGCGAACCCTCAGCTGGTCACCTTCGAGGAGCAGCACCCGAATGACCACGTCCACATCGACATCGGCATCAACATCAAGATCAACAACCCGCGCCTCCTGGTGGCGCACAAGGCGCTGCACGCGTTGAAGCAGGCTCTCTACTCCGACCCAAACAACTTCACCGGCAACTGGGTCGGCCCCGACGTGTGCGCCTACAACGGGGTGTCCTGCGTCCCGTCGCCGCACAACGAGTCGGAGAGCGCCGTCGCGTCGCTCGACATGAACGCCGCCGACGTCGCGGGGTACCTGCCCAAGGAGATCGGCCTCATGTCCGACCTCGCCGTGCTCCACCTCAACTCCAACCGCTTCTGCGGGGTCATCCCGGAGGAGATCAGGAACATGACGGAGCTCTACGAGCTCGATGCCAGCAACAACCGCTTCGTCGGGCCCTTCCCCGCCGCGGTGCTCGGCGTCCCCAAGCTCAGCTACCTCGACATCCGATTCAACGACTTCGACGGCCCCATCCCGCCGGAGCTCTTCCTCAAGCCCTACGACGCCATCTTCCTCAACAACAACCGCTTCACTTCTGGCATCCCGGAGACCATCGGCAAGGCAAAGGCGACGGTGATCGTCCTCGCCAACAACCAGCTCGGCGGCTGCATCCCACGAAGCATCGGCGAGGCCGCCGCTACGCTGGACCAGTTCATCTTCATCAACAACAGCCTCACTGGCTGCCTGCCTGTCGAGACGGGGCTCCTCACCAACGCCACGGTGTTCGACGTGAGCGACAACGCCCTCACAGGCTCGATCCCGCCGACGCTGGCTGGGTTGTCCAAGGTCGAGCAGCTGGACCTGTCGCTTAACATGTTTACCGGGGATGTGCCCAGCGACGTCTGCAAGCTGCCGGCGTTGGCGAACCTCTCGGTCTCATACAACTTCTTCACGCGCGAGGCCTCAGAGTGCAGCAGCACAGCGGACGCATCGTCCTTTCATGACGATGCAAACTGCATGGGACAATCAAGGCACATGCAGAGGGGTGCAGATGAGTGTACACCAGTCGTGAGCCAACCCGTAGACTGTACCAAGGTCCAACAATGTGGGTGGCCATCACCGCCACCGCTTCCCTATTCACCACCGCCGGTGGCATCACCGCCACCACCTAGAGcatcaccgccgccgccaccgattATCATCCCACCAGTACGAGGAACCAAGTaccagtcaccgccgccgccgctttttCCAGGCTACTAA